The genome window tgttttcttcaaacattaaTATTTAATCTCAAACATCCTCTTCAATTACACTTTTGTATTGGTTAACAGCTACACTAACATTTGAAAGAAATAACAATTATCACGGTCAGGGCCGGAGTGGCACTAATTTTCAGCCCTGGAGTTTCATACCTTAGAACGGCCCATTTTAGTTCACGACtgactattaaaataatgtaatgaaaACCTCAGTATATAAATCTGCAATAGTGCACTGTTCTCTACAGCCTTGTAATTCATTGTATTTTTCTAGGCATTTTGTATATTTACTAGGCCTATCTTTTGATAAAAAACATAATGGGTCACTGGTAACACTTGGGCATAGAAAGTTGTTATAGGCCTAGTGTAACTAATGTGATCAATTTTGCTTATTCACACAGCTTACCTGTGTCTTCCACAGTGAGAGCATCAATCTCTTGCATAGGCCTAGGTCCTGGCTCTGCTTCTGACAGTAAATCAAATTTTACAAATTGTCATATTCTCACCACAAATCTCCCCTTTTTTACAAAGCTTtctgatcaagtcaagtcagtttcaTGAATGTAGTGCTGAATCACCTGTTATCATTAATTATCTCAGGGCATTTTTCATTGAGCAGGTGTACATAATACTAGCACTGgaattaacaattattttgataactgattaatctaataattattagaacaattattatactattctgtgattattgcaacgatgaatcattagctcttaaccgattattcagcttgtgtcctgacttaaaaggttgtattaaatgctcttactaacaataaagaggataaaatcatcttttaaaaatacctgtaaataacatgcactgaactaaagggaaaaaataagttttattaggtttaattcagtaaagaaattcactgcaaaaaaaaaactattgttatcaagtgtttttgtcttgttttccatttaaaatggtctaaaaatccttaaaacaagataaatgtacttgagaagcaacacatACTTGCTTTAAgtatatcttaaatatacagtaagtgtattttgtatataagtgtattacgtgtattttttcacatggctatacttctgcaagtgcagaaaagacaaaatatacttatattcaaggtctattctctaaaagcaagtctaaatatctcataaaGTGCTTCTCAGATGAATTAatcttttttaaaaggatttttacatatttttaaatatttgtatttttaatattttattcaacattctcagttttctgcagtatagttcctaaagtaaatgtacattgttttaaatgagttttagatattttttattgggaaacaatccaaaacaaaaacaaatcaaaaacattttgttgcagtgtataatggggtgaagactgccttctctcacctttctgttcacttcaatcaatCTTTAACTCAcataaaaacaaactctctcttaataataaagctgtgtattgccaattttcttcacaataagaaatgcacagtgacatgtatattatgattcaataagttgtgagccatcgcgttataatctagctttagTAAATGCgggctcgagggacgagcgtccacGTGACAGTgtgtctctcagccgggtgcagttttaatctctcccccttagatcgggacattcgcacacctcatagaagaggcgcttaccacacagagaaatgccagtttctgagttttcCGTTCGTGTATGTTGTAATAAGTGGTGATCCAGCACTGGAGTTGATTTTTAATGTTATGATGAGTGCTTGAAAtggctgttatcagtgtcatTGAGTGATAACGGGCGGCAATGTTTTCTAACAGGCCACATCCAGACGTGCGCTCTACTCACTCCGCTGTTGCACAGCTCACACTCCTTTCCAGTAAAACAGATGTGTGCCTGCTAATAATATACATCCACTGATGTACAGACGCACTCTtcgtttattaaattaaaaagttattttaaccCCCTCCCCCAACTGTCCCCACCGCTTTTTAAAACGAAGTGACGCCCGTGCATTTTACCAATACTGTGCAGCATTTTTCAGACATTCTTAAATGTTGTAAAATAAGCTTTAAAACAGCTAGAAATATGTTATTTGCTTTACAATCAGTTTAATTATTTAGCTGTAATGTAAAAAGAATTACCTCTCACAGATATATTTTGTGCAATTGTACTGAACAATAAGAGCGGTCGGCTTGTCAGCAGTAAGTGCatgagtgcttgaaactgtaGATCATAAGGATGGCTTTACAATGTCCCTCGAGTAAATATAGAAGACTATAAATATCTCATATTCACATAGCAAACAGCTGCTCAGTGACCAACCAAACCCCAGTAAAAACAAACTTAGTTCTTCTAATCAAACCCAGACTGATTCAAAGGACATACAAAGGTAGGAACTTGtttaaaagtgtattttactaaCTGAGAAAAGTATTCTGGCACATGCCTGACTTCAGAACTGGTTCTTACTGCAGTCTGGACTATACATACACATGTGATGTGACTCATTTTGTTAAGCAGCATGGGAGACTTTCAAAACTTTGATCAAGACTTCTATCAGTCTGGATATTATATGGATTGCCAGCCAGAAGACGTATATGGCTATGATTCAGACTACGCCGGTCCAGAATACCATGATGTGTAAGTGTATCTTTGCCAACTGCTTTTGCATAATGTTTGATAACAATTTAAGGTAATATGTGATGTGTGAGTTACGTTGGTGTTGTTCATTCATTGATTTCTATCTGGTTTGCAGTGACAGCCCCTTACCTGATGAATATACCACTCCAGGACCGTATACTGGACAAGTGTTCCAGCCTGTAGCACAACCCCAGCAAACAGAATATGCAGACTCATATGAGGAAGAACAGCCACTCTTAGAAGGtaaccaaaaaacaacaacaaaaaaagagtgAAAGATTTATGATAAAGTATCTCAAATAACTGGTgttaaccctaactctaacagaacagtaaacaaaatgaaaactactctatatactgtataactatggtgtgtttgtttgattttttccCTAGAGTTGGGCATTAACTTTGACCATATCTGGCAGAAGACTTTGACTGTATTAAATCCACTGAAGCCGGCTGATGGCAGTATTATGAATGAGACAGATCTCACTGGCCCTATTCTCTTCTGCATTGCCCTGGGAGCCACACTTTTGATGGTATAAACTACATCTTGGTCAATTAAATTTCACCAGAACTGAAGTGATAAAACCATTAACTAgaggtatacagtgatatgtatTGGACAGTAGCATATCCAGAGCATAAACCTGTATATTAGTATTTGTGCATGTGCTTGTGCCTGTATTCTGTGTTGGTCTGTGTGTTCTCTCTGCAGGCAGGGAAAGCTCACTTTGGATACGTGTATGGCATCAGTGCTCTGGGATGTGTTGGGATGTGCATGCTGTTGAACCTGATGAGTGGCTACAGCATATCCTGTGGATGTGTGGCAAGTGTGCTGGGATACTGTCTCCTGCCAATGGTAGCACTTTCTGCCTTTGCTGTGGTTTATTCActtcagtgagtattgacactagAAACAGTTTGACGATTGTGTACCCACAACTCAGTTTTCAGGCTGCTGCATTGAAAAGTCCATTTACATggctttgttgtttattttaatgcaGAGGACTCCTGGGCACGTGGTTGGCCTTGTTCGTGATTGGCTGGTGCAGTCTATCAGCTTCTAAGATTTTCAGTTCCACTCTTGACATGAGTGGGCAACAGCTACTGGTGGCCTACCCCTGTGCTCTCCTCTATGGTGTCTTCGCTCTTCTCACTGTCTTCTGATCATTCCGTTAAATATGTTAACATTTATAAGAAAATTACAAAAGAAGAATCATAGACAAAGTGGCAAAAATCACACAGTTACAAAGTTACATTgaatctttatgaaaataataataaaaaacaatatattcatgtattgttatattattaaaaactGGAAGACCTGGTAAAATCATACAAACATGTTAAGATGGTAGCATACACACATACTCGCATCAGATGCTGTCACATTGGACTCGTAACAATGATCCAATGATAagcattcactctctctctctctctctctctccctctctctcagggATCAAGTTGAATAATGCAGAGAAAGCTGAGCTATCTGACCTTCAAATCTTGTTCATTATTGAGTATATTCATGTGTATGGAGGAAGCAGCTGTTTGAATTAATTTCAAAAGAAGACAGCTTTCATTCATATATACCCATCAGGGCTTAAAGTTAACTAATATAATATTAGTTTTCCCTTTTATGTGGACATATTTTCTGGATCATGAAAGGTGTTTCATTGGGCCCTTGAACTAATGAAGTAGTATTGTCTTCAAATAATCAAGACAAAATTCTACACTTTAACAGAAGAAGATTAAAATTATGGTGtgactttttatatttttatttgatttaaatttaAAAGGGATATGTATAAAACGTTGTTCACAAAATTTTATTATctataaaatcaaaacaaaatagaTTTTCATCACAAGCAATGAAAAAGATGAAGTAAAGAACACAGGCACACACAGGCAAAGAAAACATTACATGCAGTCTGCTGACTTTACAGATCCCTTGATTTGgttcctttatttaaaaatacttttttgttttgtttgtttattgtaaaaagctaatataaaatatatttatagaactacaatatgcacaaataattaaaagcaaaaaacattGGCCCCTGTTCATTGCTTCCATGCGCACTGAATCCCGTTGCGCATTCTTCCAGGTTAACACCCTGTGACCCCATGATCTGCTGCAGGACATCCACTAGCTGATTTCAGGCAAAGTCTTGTGGTCTTTTTGGCCGGTTCAAAACAAGAGAGTCCTTTGAGAGACACAAGTTCATTAGATATTATGGATCAATAAGCTATAATAATCAATATGCCATAACAACCTAAATAATATAACACTGATAACTAACTTACCAAATACTAACATAATCAAAAGTAGAGATTCAACTGACATAGTCTGAAATTAGATGATGCCATTGAATTAGGAAAGTAATtcataaaatgtacttaaaatgtaAGTCCCTTTACcagtataataataaataatttaataaaataaaaaacattagagACTGTTCTGTAGGTCTTATTAGTTCTTATTAGTTCTTATTAGGCTGTCACAAAAACaacctccctgcaacattctcagaacattagtttatggttacaaaaaaataaaacctaaaaataacattCCTAGTACGTTAGGAATtggttaccaaaaaaaaaagcaaatgggAACGTACACTGAAATCAAATCCTGATGTGTAACGTTGTTATTCTGTACACATAGCCTATATAGACATTCATTAGGCTTTATTAATCCTAAATATCTTAATAAGGTAGACAGAGTTGCTTATTTCAGTCATTATAAACTGacatcttgtttttctttttcccttTTTAACCCTGACCATTgctaaacattattacatacctcAAGTCTTTATGGACCCGGCACTTATATCTATCTACAAAATGCCAAAAGAGATAATAGAATATAATCTATTCACAAGACACAACTG of Xyrauchen texanus isolate HMW12.3.18 chromosome 20, RBS_HiC_50CHRs, whole genome shotgun sequence contains these proteins:
- the LOC127661071 gene encoding protein YIPF7-like, with product MGDFQNFDQDFYQSGYYMDCQPEDVYGYDSDYAGPEYHDVDSPLPDEYTTPGPYTGQVFQPVAQPQQTEYADSYEEEQPLLEELGINFDHIWQKTLTVLNPLKPADGSIMNETDLTGPILFCIALGATLLMAGKAHFGYVYGISALGCVGMCMLLNLMSGYSISCGCVASVLGYCLLPMVALSAFAVVYSLQGLLGTWLALFVIGWCSLSASKIFSSTLDMSGQQLLVAYPCALLYGVFALLTVF